Below is a genomic region from Deltaproteobacteria bacterium.
AATAAGAGCGAGCTAACAAAAAGTTTTCCCACCATCCCCACCTGTCGTGTATTCATAAAAACCCCCTTAAAACGGCATGCGTTGTAATCATGCCCACAGTAAGTGCAAGCCTTGTGCCAAAGTTTTTTCGCCATTTTTCCCAAAATGGGAGAAAAAGAAAAATCGGGGTTGAATGATTCTGAAGTGTTACCGTGTCACAGCAAACGTCAAATTCTACACTGGGTGAATTTTTTCCACCCACCCCGTCAAGATTTTGACGAAATTGGGAACTACAGAAAACAAATCAAACAAAGACTTTCAAACGGCCTCATGGTTAAAAGTCTTGACTTTCTACCAGACACATAGACAATAGTCACAATGAAAAGGATGCTGACAAATCAGATTCTTCGCGATCATTTTCCACTGAATAAAATTGTCTTTGTTGTTGGGCCAAGGCAGGTTGGCAAAACAACAATCGCCAAACAACTTCTTGAATCAAGAAAATCAGAATATCTTTATCGTAATTGGGATGATTTGGAGTGGAGACGCGCCATCAGTCGCAAACCCTATGGCTTTATTGATACATATAGACCCAAACAGTCAAACATCAAACCCCTCGTCGTCCTTGACGAAATTCACAAATTTCCACGATGGAAAAGATATGTTAAAGGTTTGTGGGACACGAGAAAAGATTCAATGGATCTTCTCGTAACGGGCAGTGGCCGCCTTGATGTGTATCAAAAAGGCGGGGATAGTCTTCTTGGACGTTATCATCAATACCGTTTGCATCCATTATCGGTAAGAGAAGTTGTCGATCAGTTACCCCCTGAAAAAAATTACAAACCCGAAGATACGCTTGAGATGTTCCTCGGTATAAGTTCCGGACCTAAGGCCAATGCGCTGAATGCTTTCAGAGATCTTTTGAAATGGGGCGGATTTCCAAATCCATTTTTGGGTAAAAGCGAACAACAACTTCGTTTATGGCACCGCGAACGAAGACATTTGATTGTCAGAGAAGATTTGAGGGACCTGTCCAAAATTCAACTCGTATCTCATGTGGAGGAAATGGTTGAATTAATAGTGCCAAGAGCGGGTAGCATTCTTTCCCTAAATTCTCTTCGTGAAGATTTGCAAGTGGCACTCGATTCCGTCCGATTATGGACATCCTATCTGGAGCGTCTCTATTTCATATATCTTGTTAGGCCTTACGCCGGAAAAGTGGCGCGTGCTCTCAAACGCGAACCCAAAGTTTATCTTTGGGATTGGTCTGAAATTCCGGATGAGGGCGCGCGATTTGAAAATATGGTGGCCAGCCATCTTTTGAAATGGTGCCATTTCTGCGAAGATTGGGGTTATCCAAAACTGTCTCTCCACTTCGTTCGAGATAAAGAAAAACGGGAAGTGGATTTTCTTGTTACCAAGGACAGAAAACCATGGCTATTGATCGAGGCAAAACTCTCCGAGAAAAATCCAAATAACGCCATTCATTATTTCGCCGAAAAACTGGGTGTCAAACACACGTTTCAAATTGTGGCTAATCTTGACAGGACGGGCCAAGCTGGCGATGTTCATGTGGTTGATGCGGCAAATTTTCTTGCGTCACTACCGGTGTGATTTGAAGCATCAATTTTTTGACGAAAAAAACCTACGCAACAACAATGATTTTGAGGGTGGAACCTAAGGAAATGCGGACTTCACTCACGGGAGAATAAAGTTCTCCATCCATCATATAACCTTGGGGTTCTTTTGTTTTGATGAGCACTTCGCTGGCCATCGTATCGAGAAAGTGTTCTGAGTTTACTTTTTTACCCATCAAAATTTTTGGGAATGTCAGAATAATCTGGCGCGGCGGCATGGAAAAACCGATCATCTGAAAACGTCCGGGTTCCCGGCACGTCCGATACAAAGCGCGAAAATTAAAACCAAGTGTTTCAATGGTGCCCGCAAAAATCGTAACATAATTTTTGAACGGCCACGGCACACCATCAATGAGCACATCGGCTTCGATGCGCTCTGAAAGTTCCGTCCCCCGTTTGGTATGAAACAGCGAATGGCAAATTTCTGTGAACAACATCGAAAGGGCGGTCCATTTTGTGGGCCCCACCACTTTGTTAAAATCCTTCAAAAACCGGTACAAGAGTCCATTGCCAAACAAAAATCCATACATCTCATTGACCTTGAGAACAGGACAATCAACCAGTTTGAACGGCGTGTCTTGATGATAACGGTAAATGAGCTGACTCAAAATGATTTCGGGAGTGCCGCGAATTCCCAAATAACCGACGATATTGTTCATCGTCCCACCACCCAAAAAAGCGATATTGGGAAGAGGAGTTTCTCCGTAAACTTTAATAAAGATGGTCAATGTTTTTTGGTAGGTTCCATCGCCACCGGAAATTCCCAGAATTTCGATTTTTCTTTCTTTGAATTCCCGCGCCAGAATTTCGACATCCGAAATATCTTTGGTTGCGTGGCAGGAACCCTTATCCCCGACAATAAATCCAAGCTTCTCCGCACGATTCGGATTTTTCCGGTTGGACCGGGAATAAGGATTTAAAATGACACCGATACCGGGCATACTAAATTCCTGTGTTTATGTGTTCATGTGTTAATGTGCTCATGTCTTATTCTTCAGATATTTGATAAATGCCTTCACAAAATTTGAACATTTTTTAGTTTGTTGGCCCAATTCATTAAAAATATTTAAATTAATGTATCCCACATCCAGCGCAACATATGCATGAGAACGGACTTCAGCACAGGAGCGAACAGCGATATTAAGAAACCGAATGAATTCCAGATCTGAATATGTTTCAAACCCCTCTGCTATATTTGCCATCACGGAAATTGCCGCACGTTGAATTTGATCCTTCAAACCAAAATCTTTTGAAAAAGGACCACTATTGGCAACTTGATATATCATCTTCACCAGAAGGCGTGCCTCTTTCCAACACTCCAAATCCTCAAATTGTTCGATCTTACCACCCATTTTTTCCCTCGACATGTGAACATGAACACATGAGCACATCAACACAGTCTTAACAATTCCGCCACCGGATTCCAATAATGAAATGATTTTTGAAAAACGCCTTCGCCACCAACAGCCTGCGTAGCCGGCGCCAAAGCCATCTCTTCCAATGCTTTCCACAAAGTGGCTTGATGCATCTGTCTCAGGGTTTTCCATGTTTGATCCAGAAGAAGATGCGCCTCTCTTCCAATGCGTCCGTGGGTGTTCACCACCAAAGCGTCACTCAACCCTTCCGTCTCCTTCAACCAAAGCGCGGTCTGAGCGGAAATTTCTGAAGAAGCCGATAACAAAACAACATCAAGATCGGCAACGCGGGCGGTGATCAAAGAAAAGGGATCGGGCTTGGACGGCAAAGAATACCACAACGGAGACTTGGAAAACATTTCCCGCAACACTTGGGCGAAGGAGAGAGAAGCAATCAATCTTTTTTCCTCTGCAGGATAAAAAGAGAGCATCACTTTTTCAAAAGAAACTCCCTGTCGTCTGGCCAACTGTTCATAAATCAAAAGATGAGCCAACAGTTGCGGGCCTTTGAGATCAACGGGGAGATTGAGAATTTGCATCGGGAAAGCGGAACACAAAGAGAGGGCAAAATTTTGATCAATCAGAGAACGTTTGGCATCAATCTCTCCTTTTAAAATGGGGACCAACGCATCCAGCACCACGGCGGGAAGCCCTGCCTCCATTGCCAAAAGCGTTTGTTCCGGAAGAGAAAGTCCCTCTGCGACAACAACGGTTTTTTTCGAAGCAAGTGATCCCCATGCAATCTTTAAAGACTCAACAGGAAATTCTTCCTTCAAAAAATCTTTTGATTGGAGTTTTCCAATTTGAAAAACAATTCCTTTTTCATGCCACTGCTCCGCAAACTGCGGAATTCTTTTCGGTTTGCTTTCCTGAAATTGAACGCCCAGCGCAGGGCGAACCGTTTCAAAACGAAGGAGCAAATCCGGTTTTTTGCGCAAGTCACTCCATTTTTGAAAACCTGCCTCCGCCAATTGTGTGGT
It encodes:
- a CDS encoding ATP-binding protein codes for the protein MLTNQILRDHFPLNKIVFVVGPRQVGKTTIAKQLLESRKSEYLYRNWDDLEWRRAISRKPYGFIDTYRPKQSNIKPLVVLDEIHKFPRWKRYVKGLWDTRKDSMDLLVTGSGRLDVYQKGGDSLLGRYHQYRLHPLSVREVVDQLPPEKNYKPEDTLEMFLGISSGPKANALNAFRDLLKWGGFPNPFLGKSEQQLRLWHRERRHLIVREDLRDLSKIQLVSHVEEMVELIVPRAGSILSLNSLREDLQVALDSVRLWTSYLERLYFIYLVRPYAGKVARALKREPKVYLWDWSEIPDEGARFENMVASHLLKWCHFCEDWGYPKLSLHFVRDKEKREVDFLVTKDRKPWLLIEAKLSEKNPNNAIHYFAEKLGVKHTFQIVANLDRTGQAGDVHVVDAANFLASLPV
- a CDS encoding four helix bundle protein; this encodes MGGKIEQFEDLECWKEARLLVKMIYQVANSGPFSKDFGLKDQIQRAAISVMANIAEGFETYSDLEFIRFLNIAVRSCAEVRSHAYVALDVGYINLNIFNELGQQTKKCSNFVKAFIKYLKNKT